The Chryseobacterium nakagawai genome has a segment encoding these proteins:
- a CDS encoding ORF6N domain-containing protein, with translation MENKPTISTKEIRNLIYSIRGKQVMLDSDLASLYQVETKNLNKAVKRNIERFPVSFCFQLTEEEVENLRFQIGTSSLSYGGRRYLPYVFTEQGVAMASAILRSDIAVKVSVEIMEAFVEMRRMLISNASLFHRLDKIELKQLEADQKFEEIFKALESDKLHSEKGIFYDGQIFDAYTFISDIIRSAKISIILIDNYVDDTVLTLLGKREQSVTVKIYTKNISNQLHLDLQRYNSQYPAIEIELLSDAHDRFLIIDHTELYHIGASLKDLGKKWFAFSRIDIEIGRMLQILNNQ, from the coding sequence ATGGAAAATAAGCCTACCATTAGCACAAAGGAAATCAGAAATCTGATTTATTCCATACGTGGAAAGCAAGTGATGCTGGATAGCGACCTCGCTTCCTTATATCAAGTGGAAACAAAGAACCTCAACAAAGCAGTAAAAAGAAATATTGAAAGGTTTCCCGTTTCTTTTTGCTTTCAACTGACCGAAGAGGAAGTTGAAAACTTGAGGTTCCAAATTGGAACCTCAAGTTTAAGCTACGGTGGAAGACGGTATTTGCCCTATGTTTTTACTGAACAAGGGGTTGCAATGGCTTCTGCCATACTCCGTTCAGATATAGCGGTTAAAGTCAGTGTTGAAATTATGGAAGCCTTTGTAGAAATGCGACGAATGCTTATCAGCAACGCTTCTTTATTTCATCGTTTGGATAAGATTGAATTGAAGCAGTTAGAAGCCGACCAGAAATTTGAGGAAATCTTTAAGGCTTTGGAAAGCGATAAACTCCATAGCGAAAAAGGTATTTTCTATGATGGACAAATATTTGACGCTTATACCTTTATTTCTGATATTATCCGAAGTGCCAAAATTTCAATTATACTCATTGATAATTATGTTGACGATACAGTCCTCACATTGCTTGGGAAGCGTGAGCAATCAGTAACTGTAAAGATTTATACTAAAAATATCAGTAACCAATTACATCTTGATCTGCAACGCTACAACAGCCAATATCCTGCTATTGAAATTGAGCTCTTATCTGATGCTCATGACCGATTTCTGATTATTGACCATACAGAACTTTACCACATCGGGGCATCACTCAAAGACCTGGGCAAAAAATGGTTTGCCTTTTCAAGAATAGATATTGAGATTGGCAGGATGCTACAAATCTTAAATAACCAATAA
- a CDS encoding DUF6265 family protein, with translation MKTGTKLFIAVIGLLLICAWTIKQTDDIKKTQWLIGTWENKTLKGTIYETWKKISDNELSGMSYIVKDKDTIVFETIRLVQEQEVLFYIPTVKNQNDGLPVRFTAKLISENQMIFENLQHDFPQIISYTNTDTNTLVAEISGTKNEQERKQTFSMKRVK, from the coding sequence ATGAAGACAGGAACAAAACTATTTATCGCTGTTATCGGTTTGCTCTTGATTTGTGCTTGGACTATAAAACAGACAGATGACATCAAAAAAACACAATGGCTTATCGGAACTTGGGAGAACAAGACCCTGAAAGGTACTATTTACGAAACGTGGAAAAAAATAAGCGACAATGAACTTTCAGGAATGAGCTATATCGTAAAAGACAAAGACACCATTGTTTTTGAAACCATACGATTGGTGCAAGAGCAAGAAGTGCTGTTTTATATTCCGACAGTCAAAAATCAGAATGATGGTTTACCTGTACGTTTTACAGCCAAACTCATTTCGGAAAATCAAATGATATTTGAAAATCTGCAACACGACTTTCCGCAAATCATTTCTTATACCAACACTGACACGAACACTTTAGTAGCTGAAATATCAGGAACTAAAAACGAACAGGAGCGTAAGCAAACTTTTTCAATGAAGCGAGTGAAATAA
- a CDS encoding VOC family protein — MKRIIASVVMLIAIGFLACNDTKNKEEKAENIQTKKVNDMNNLISIVEISVTDFARAVKFYQTVLGIAIEEMEMDGNQMGVLPNDEGTVNVVLVKGNDYKPTTDGAVLYLNAGNDLQPMLDKVAQNGGQVIVPKTEISPEMGYFALFIDTEGNKLGLHSAQ; from the coding sequence ATGAAAAGGATTATAGCAAGTGTTGTAATGCTGATTGCAATTGGCTTTTTGGCTTGCAACGACACAAAAAACAAAGAAGAAAAAGCAGAAAATATACAAACTAAAAAAGTAAATGATATGAACAACTTAATTTCAATTGTAGAAATTTCGGTAACAGACTTTGCAAGAGCAGTAAAATTTTATCAAACTGTTTTAGGCATTGCTATTGAAGAAATGGAAATGGACGGAAATCAAATGGGTGTTTTACCGAACGACGAAGGTACGGTAAACGTGGTTTTGGTAAAAGGTAACGATTACAAACCAACAACAGACGGTGCTGTTCTCTATCTCAATGCAGGTAACGACTTGCAACCAATGCTTGACAAAGTTGCACAAAATGGCGGACAAGTAATCGTTCCAAAAACTGAAATCAGTCCTGAAATGGGCTACTTCGCTTTATTCATTGACACGGAAGGAAACAAATTGGGACTACATTCAGCACAGTAA
- a CDS encoding AraC family transcriptional regulator, with protein MNYQTYQPSEDLTSLIKCYWTLEVPAEYSSEKQRIVPDGCMELIFILGDDIKRYTSENEFIIQPRAIVVGQITEPFIIQPFGYVHCFATRFYPYGVANFIKTPLKNLENKETPIAELFGQSTANELEQKIIHATDTQQRIEIIETFLFDKLNEKSTIDSIVKSTVNTLIATSGSSPIKAILKEDLSKRRQLERKFLKQIGMSPKQLGKVVRLQTALKLLLNQKTGTFTEIAYESEYYDQNHFIKDFKEFTGITPKEFLGKEQMILSSLFYTND; from the coding sequence ATGAACTATCAAACCTATCAACCAAGTGAAGACTTAACATCACTTATCAAATGTTATTGGACATTGGAAGTGCCTGCCGAATACAGTTCAGAAAAACAAAGGATTGTTCCTGACGGCTGTATGGAATTGATATTTATATTGGGAGATGACATAAAACGATATACTTCTGAAAATGAATTTATTATTCAGCCAAGAGCAATAGTCGTAGGGCAAATCACCGAACCATTCATTATCCAGCCTTTCGGTTATGTTCACTGTTTTGCAACTCGTTTTTATCCTTATGGAGTTGCCAACTTTATAAAAACACCTCTTAAAAATTTAGAAAACAAAGAAACACCAATAGCTGAACTTTTCGGGCAATCAACAGCCAATGAACTGGAGCAAAAAATCATTCACGCAACCGACACACAACAAAGAATTGAGATAATCGAAACTTTTCTATTCGACAAACTCAACGAAAAATCTACAATTGACAGTATTGTAAAATCAACCGTTAACACGCTTATTGCAACGAGCGGAAGTTCGCCAATCAAAGCTATCTTAAAAGAAGACTTATCGAAACGCAGACAGCTCGAAAGGAAATTTTTGAAACAAATCGGAATGAGCCCAAAACAGTTAGGAAAGGTTGTCAGATTGCAAACCGCCTTAAAACTACTGCTCAACCAAAAGACGGGAACATTTACCGAAATTGCTTACGAAAGCGAGTATTATGACCAAAACCATTTCATTAAAGACTTCAAAGAATTTACGGGTATAACGCCAAAAGAGTTTCTTGGAAAAGAACAAATGATTTTATCTTCTCTTTTTTACACGAACGATTAG
- a CDS encoding DUF1896 domain-containing protein, with protein MDTQQKDLSYFRLRLRELLYASFPEKAYDNKFIEQRSSWAANAYEGAFRSGNSIDQCDEIANYILFEGLHFSRFDTIFQVVCNEFDTIMADEELRPFALKMLPVCEPVFSSYELNDDFANGPEFDLLYTEITGTIAIWIEENGLQ; from the coding sequence ATGGATACACAACAAAAAGACCTATCGTATTTCAGATTACGACTACGGGAACTACTGTATGCCAGTTTTCCTGAAAAGGCATACGACAACAAGTTTATAGAACAACGTTCATCGTGGGCTGCCAATGCTTATGAAGGTGCTTTTCGTTCAGGAAACTCCATCGACCAGTGCGATGAGATCGCTAACTACATCCTGTTTGAAGGCTTACACTTCTCCAGGTTCGACACCATTTTTCAGGTGGTATGCAATGAGTTTGACACCATAATGGCAGACGAGGAACTGCGACCATTCGCACTTAAAATGCTCCCTGTTTGTGAGCCTGTTTTCTCCAGCTATGAACTAAACGATGACTTCGCAAACGGTCCTGAGTTTGACCTGCTCTATACCGAAATAACCGGAACCATCGCAATCTGGATAGAGGAAAATGGGCTTCAATAA
- a CDS encoding N-6 DNA methylase yields MGFNKRQHLQLNIDALRIAFKLEKEKRQATVGERLLMMQYSGFGGLKFVLNPIANEIDINHWRKTEHDLFPITQELHQLLKENSEDEKQYRRYVDSMKSSVLTAFYTPPQVIDAISVTLRESGLNIDKFLEPSAGIGSFIQSISENRKASVTAYEKDLLTGKILKQLYPESNIRISGFEEIPEKEQNSYDVIASNIPFGDTSVFDLSYSRNRDSAKVQAARSIHNYFFLKGADMLREGGLLAYITSQGILNSPKNEPIRRALMQDNNLVSAVRLPNNLFTEYAGTEVGSDLIILQKNTAKQNLTEREDLFCRSSQTEYNTPGNALFQDSTRIVHTDRKLDTDPYGQPALIYTHKGGVEGISKDLKQMLSEDFGKHLNLNLYKGERDDEPVIQIPVEPNVTPPVIEPVIIQQKPQPVPTPVIHQESPQELKQLSIFDLFQNIDEPVMVLAPPKRTTTTKRQSTKKRRGTIGRQPDLFSSMQQPYKPLITNRATNGNTSANGKKQEAIGDLFSGLGGNGQAAQPAVPDTIPEPAPYSDKLQSFHRNNCIVVDNGWVGYLQDVDTSDGTAVFHPLQLPTSQKARAEAYIGVRDVYQELYTKEAQHQTEYKEERENLNRLYDAFVKRYGNLNSADNIKLIKTDSSGKEIPYLERVVGGVTHKADIFSRPVSFSTATIATDNPEEALAASLNKYGSVDLDYMSEISSMTDDALKAALHGRIFYNPLQREYEISERWIAGNVVEKAEEVRTYLERNPDDIEAKASLTVLEEARPRRIEFEELDFNLGERWIPTGIYARFASHLFDTDVLVHYSESSDDFSVKCERKNLHIWEKYAVKAESRTFDGIALLKHALVNTTPDITKKIKVDDQEVKVRDMEAIQMANTKIDEIRTAFTEWLHAQNDEFKNRLTDQYNDTFNCFVRPNYDGSHQDFPGLDRKALGIEDLYSSQKDTVWMIKLNNGAICDHEVGAGKTLVMCTAAQEMKRLGLAHKPMIIGLKSNVHEIAEAYRTAYPHAKILFPGKEDFTPQKRLRIFGDIKNNDWDCVILTQDQFGMIPQSPEIQKEILELELDSVERNLDALQSQGKEVTRGMLAGVIKRKENLEVKLKTLQHDIENRKDDVVDFKMMGIDHLFVDESHQFKNLMFNTRHTRVAGLGNVDGSQKALNLLFAIRTIQERINADMGATFLSGTTISNSLTELYLLFKYLRPRALEKQGIHSFDAWAAIYARKTTDYEFSVANNIVAKERFRYFIKVPELAQFYSEITDYRTAKDIGIDRPNKNEVLYNIPPTPDQEEFIKKLMEFAKTGNATLLGREPLSQSEEKAKMLIATDYARKMSLDMRMVSSRYEDHPDNKASHCAANIAKYYSQYHAQKGTQFVFSDLGTYKPNEWNVYSEIKRKLVEDHNIPANEIRFIQEAKTDRQRKALIKGMNDGTIRVLFGSTSMLGTGVNAQKRAVAVHHLDTPWRPSDLAQRDGRAVRKGNEIAKHFNNNKVDVIIYAVEKSLDSYKFNLLFNKQLFIDQLKSNNLGKRTIDEGSMNEKSGMNFSEYVAILSGNTDLLDKARVEKQIAGLESEKQAFNRSKYSAKSKLENYKEEFNAAQSRLNRMTTDWDNLQQRIQKRQDGIVLNPVQLDGLSSNANAKQIGTKLNEIAEKARTGGDYQEIGSLYGFQLIVKTEMSEKDGVDIRVNRFFIQGEGNIKYNHNFGVIAKDPETASLNFLRALEKLPSFIKKEQDNIAEFQKDIPILQEVVNGTWSKENRLSELKTELATVERKIQLSIEPEQKQEPAEQTEKKQETPKISESIIRTKGVHLPRGVL; encoded by the coding sequence ATGGGCTTCAATAAACGCCAACATCTCCAACTGAATATTGATGCCCTGCGAATTGCTTTTAAACTGGAAAAGGAGAAACGACAAGCCACCGTAGGCGAAAGACTGCTAATGATGCAATACAGCGGATTTGGTGGTCTTAAATTCGTGTTGAACCCCATAGCGAACGAAATAGACATCAATCATTGGAGAAAAACAGAACACGACCTTTTCCCGATTACGCAGGAACTCCACCAGTTACTCAAAGAAAATTCAGAAGACGAAAAGCAATACCGCAGGTATGTGGATAGTATGAAAAGCTCTGTTCTGACGGCTTTTTATACACCGCCACAGGTAATAGATGCGATTTCCGTAACCTTGCGTGAAAGCGGTCTGAACATTGATAAATTCCTCGAACCATCCGCAGGTATCGGCTCATTCATACAATCCATTTCAGAAAATCGAAAAGCCAGTGTTACTGCCTATGAAAAGGATTTGCTCACAGGCAAGATTTTAAAACAGCTTTATCCCGAAAGCAATATCCGTATAAGTGGTTTTGAGGAAATTCCTGAAAAGGAACAAAACAGCTATGATGTTATTGCCAGCAATATACCGTTTGGCGATACTTCCGTTTTCGACCTTTCCTATTCCCGAAACAGGGATAGCGCAAAAGTACAGGCTGCCCGAAGCATACACAATTACTTTTTCCTGAAAGGTGCTGATATGCTCCGTGAGGGCGGTTTGCTGGCTTATATTACTTCACAGGGCATTCTGAATAGTCCTAAGAATGAACCCATACGCAGGGCGTTGATGCAGGATAATAATTTGGTTTCGGCTGTTCGCTTACCCAACAACCTGTTTACGGAATATGCAGGTACGGAAGTCGGAAGCGACCTCATTATACTGCAAAAAAATACGGCAAAACAAAATCTGACCGAAAGGGAAGATCTGTTTTGCCGAAGCAGCCAAACAGAATACAATACACCGGGCAATGCACTCTTTCAGGACAGCACAAGAATTGTGCATACCGACCGTAAATTAGATACCGACCCTTACGGGCAACCTGCCCTAATCTATACGCATAAAGGCGGCGTTGAAGGGATTTCCAAAGACCTCAAACAAATGCTTTCCGAAGATTTTGGCAAGCACCTGAATTTGAATTTATACAAAGGCGAACGGGACGATGAGCCAGTTATCCAAATTCCAGTTGAACCAAATGTTACACCTCCAGTTATTGAGCCTGTAATCATTCAGCAAAAACCGCAACCTGTACCCACGCCCGTAATCCATCAGGAAAGCCCGCAGGAATTAAAGCAACTAAGCATTTTTGACCTGTTTCAAAATATAGACGAGCCTGTAATGGTTCTTGCTCCGCCCAAAAGAACGACAACAACCAAAAGACAAAGCACGAAAAAAAGAAGAGGTACAATAGGTCGCCAGCCCGACCTGTTCAGTTCGATGCAGCAACCTTATAAACCTCTTATTACTAATAGAGCCACTAATGGAAATACATCAGCCAACGGCAAAAAACAGGAAGCTATCGGCGACCTGTTTTCAGGTTTGGGTGGGAATGGCCAAGCTGCTCAACCAGCCGTTCCCGATACCATTCCCGAACCTGCTCCGTATAGTGATAAACTGCAATCGTTCCACCGTAACAATTGCATTGTGGTGGATAATGGTTGGGTGGGTTATCTGCAAGATGTAGATACATCAGACGGTACGGCAGTATTCCACCCCTTGCAGTTACCGACCTCACAGAAAGCAAGAGCCGAAGCGTATATCGGGGTGCGTGATGTTTACCAAGAGCTTTACACCAAAGAGGCACAGCATCAGACTGAATACAAGGAAGAAAGGGAAAACCTTAACCGTTTATACGATGCCTTTGTTAAAAGATATGGCAACCTCAACAGTGCCGATAATATCAAGCTCATTAAAACGGATAGTTCCGGTAAGGAAATCCCTTATTTGGAGCGTGTTGTTGGTGGCGTAACCCACAAGGCGGATATATTCAGCCGACCTGTAAGTTTTTCTACCGCAACCATAGCAACGGACAATCCCGAAGAAGCATTAGCGGCTTCGCTGAACAAATACGGAAGCGTGGATTTGGACTATATGTCCGAAATCAGCAGTATGACCGATGATGCTTTGAAAGCAGCTTTACACGGTCGTATTTTCTACAATCCTCTACAACGGGAATATGAAATATCCGAACGCTGGATTGCTGGCAACGTAGTGGAGAAAGCCGAGGAGGTACGAACCTACCTCGAACGCAATCCCGATGATATCGAAGCCAAAGCAAGCCTTACGGTTTTGGAAGAAGCCCGACCAAGACGTATCGAATTTGAGGAACTCGATTTTAACCTCGGCGAACGCTGGATACCCACTGGCATTTATGCCCGTTTTGCTTCACATCTTTTTGATACGGATGTACTCGTTCATTACTCTGAAAGCTCTGATGACTTTTCAGTAAAGTGCGAACGTAAGAATTTGCATATATGGGAAAAATACGCTGTCAAAGCAGAAAGCCGGACGTTTGACGGGATTGCCCTGCTCAAACACGCCCTTGTCAATACCACGCCTGATATTACCAAGAAAATTAAGGTTGACGACCAAGAGGTCAAAGTGCGGGATATGGAAGCCATACAAATGGCGAACACCAAGATTGACGAAATCCGTACCGCTTTTACCGAGTGGCTACACGCCCAAAACGATGAGTTTAAAAACAGGCTGACCGACCAATACAACGACACTTTTAACTGCTTCGTCCGACCGAACTATGACGGAAGCCATCAGGACTTTCCGGGCTTAGACCGTAAGGCATTGGGCATTGAAGATTTGTATTCCAGCCAAAAGGACACGGTTTGGATGATAAAGCTGAACAACGGTGCTATCTGCGACCACGAAGTAGGTGCAGGAAAAACGTTGGTTATGTGTACGGCTGCACAGGAAATGAAGCGTTTGGGACTGGCACACAAACCGATGATTATCGGGCTGAAAAGCAATGTTCACGAAATTGCCGAAGCCTACCGCACTGCTTACCCACACGCTAAAATCCTATTTCCGGGTAAAGAGGATTTTACACCTCAAAAACGCCTACGGATTTTCGGGGATATTAAAAATAACGATTGGGATTGTGTAATCCTCACACAAGACCAATTCGGAATGATACCACAATCGCCCGAAATACAAAAGGAAATACTCGAATTAGAATTGGACAGCGTAGAGCGAAACCTCGATGCATTGCAATCGCAAGGCAAGGAAGTTACCAGAGGTATGCTTGCCGGAGTAATCAAGCGGAAAGAAAACCTCGAAGTCAAACTCAAAACCCTGCAACACGATATTGAAAACCGCAAAGATGATGTGGTGGATTTTAAGATGATGGGCATAGACCATTTGTTTGTGGACGAAAGCCACCAATTCAAAAACCTGATGTTCAACACAAGGCATACAAGGGTTGCCGGCTTGGGCAATGTGGACGGCAGCCAAAAGGCATTGAACCTGCTTTTTGCTATCCGCACCATTCAGGAACGCATCAATGCGGATATGGGAGCAACTTTCCTTTCGGGAACGACCATAAGCAACTCATTGACGGAACTATATCTGCTGTTCAAATACCTGCGACCAAGAGCATTGGAAAAACAAGGCATTCATTCTTTTGATGCGTGGGCAGCTATTTATGCAAGGAAAACGACCGATTATGAATTTTCTGTTGCTAACAACATTGTAGCAAAAGAACGTTTCCGATACTTTATCAAAGTGCCGGAGCTGGCACAATTCTACTCGGAAATCACGGATTACCGAACGGCAAAAGATATAGGCATTGACCGCCCCAATAAGAACGAGGTATTGTATAACATACCGCCTACTCCAGACCAGGAAGAATTTATCAAAAAGCTAATGGAGTTTGCCAAAACAGGAAATGCTACCTTATTAGGAAGAGAACCTTTATCACAAAGCGAAGAAAAAGCAAAGATGCTTATCGCAACTGACTACGCCCGCAAAATGTCGCTGGACATGCGTATGGTAAGTAGCAGATATGAAGACCATCCCGATAACAAAGCTTCGCATTGTGCCGCAAACATTGCCAAGTATTACAGCCAATACCACGCACAAAAAGGAACGCAATTCGTTTTCTCGGATTTAGGTACTTACAAACCGAATGAATGGAATGTGTACTCCGAAATCAAACGCAAGCTCGTGGAAGACCACAATATACCTGCGAATGAAATCCGTTTTATTCAGGAAGCCAAAACAGACAGGCAACGTAAGGCACTTATCAAGGGAATGAACGACGGTACAATCCGTGTGCTGTTCGGCTCAACGAGTATGCTCGGAACAGGCGTAAATGCACAGAAAAGGGCTGTTGCCGTTCATCATTTAGATACGCCGTGGCGACCGTCCGACCTTGCCCAGCGTGACGGTCGGGCAGTCCGCAAGGGCAATGAAATTGCCAAGCACTTCAACAACAATAAAGTAGATGTCATTATTTACGCCGTTGAAAAATCGCTGGATAGCTATAAATTCAACCTGTTGTTTAACAAACAGCTTTTTATCGACCAATTAAAATCCAATAATCTCGGCAAACGCACCATTGACGAGGGCAGTATGAACGAGAAATCAGGAATGAACTTTTCGGAATATGTGGCAATCCTGTCGGGAAATACTGACCTGCTGGATAAAGCGAGGGTTGAAAAACAGATTGCCGGATTGGAAAGCGAAAAGCAAGCGTTTAACCGTTCCAAGTATAGTGCTAAATCCAAATTGGAAAACTATAAGGAAGAATTTAACGCAGCTCAATCACGCCTGAACCGAATGACAACGGATTGGGATAATTTACAACAACGCATACAAAAACGGCAGGACGGCATAGTTTTAAACCCTGTTCAGTTAGACGGCTTATCGTCCAACGCTAATGCAAAACAAATCGGTACAAAGCTCAATGAAATTGCAGAAAAAGCCCGAACAGGCGGGGATTATCAGGAAATTGGCAGCTTGTACGGCTTTCAGCTTATCGTCAAAACGGAAATGTCGGAAAAAGACGGCGTAGATATTCGGGTAAACCGATTTTTCATACAGGGAGAGGGTAACATTAAATACAACCACAATTTCGGGGTAATTGCAAAAGACCCCGAAACCGCCTCTTTAAATTTTTTAAGGGCATTGGAAAAACTGCCGTCGTTTATTAAAAAAGAACAGGACAATATTGCCGAGTTCCAAAAAGATATTCCGATACTTCAGGAGGTCGTTAATGGTACGTGGTCAAAGGAAAACCGATTGAGTGAACTCAAAACGGAATTAGCGACTGTTGAGCGTAAGATACAACTATCTATCGAACCGGAACAAAAACAAGAACCTGCGGAGCAAACCGAAAAAAAGCAAGAAACACCAAAGATTTCAGAAAGTATTATTCGGACAAAAGGCGTTCATCTGCCACGAGGGGTATTATAA